In one window of Streptomyces sp. FXJ1.172 DNA:
- a CDS encoding DEAD/DEAH box helicase yields MIVRLSVGPGTLESTMTEDLSPAERYAAARRRAAEQATALASFREMYDFGLDPFQIEACEALEAGKGVLVAAPTGSGKTIVGEFAVHLALKQGKKCFYTTPIKALSNQKYADLCRRYGDGMVGLLTGDNSINSDAPVVVMTTEVLRNMLYAGSQTLLGLGHVVMDEVHYLSDRFRGAVWEEVIIHLPESVTLVSLSATVSNAEEFGDWLDTVRGDTEVIVSEHRPVPLFQHVLAGRRMYDLFEEGEGHKKAVNPDLARLARMEATRPSYQDRRRGRAMREADRERERRQRSRVWTPGRPEVIERLDSEGLLPAITFIFSRAACEAAVQQCLYAGLRLNDEEAREQVRALVEERTAAIPTEDLHVLGYYEWLEGLERGIAAHHAGMLPTFKEVVEELFVRGLVKAVFATETLALGINMPARSVVLEKLVKWNGEQHADITPGEYTQLTGRAGRRGIDVEGHAVVLWQRGMSPEHLAGLAGTRTYPLRSSFKPSYNMAVNLVEQFGRHRSRELLETSFAQFQADKSVVGISRQVQRNEEGLTGYKESMTCHLGDFEEYARLRRELKDRETELARQGASERRAEAAVALEKLKPGDVIHVPAGKYAGLALVLDPGLPAGRATGHRGFDHHDGPRPLVLTAERQVKRLASMDFPVPVEPLDRMRIPKSFNPRSPQSRRDLASALRSKAGHIPPERARKKRSQAADDREIARLRTAIRAHPCHGCNDREDHARWAERYHRLLRDTSQLERRIEGRTNTIARTFDRIVALLTELDYLRGDEVTEHGKRLARLYGELDLLASECLREGVWEGLGPAELAACVSALVYEARVGDDAMAPKLPSGKAKAALGEMVRIWGRLDGLEEEFRINQTEGVGQREPDLGFAWAAYMWASGKGLDEVLREAEMPAGDFVRWCKQVIDVLGQISAASPAEGSTVAKVARKAVDQLLRGVVAYSSVG; encoded by the coding sequence ATGATCGTCCGGTTGTCAGTGGGGCCCGGTACGCTCGAAAGCACGATGACAGAGGACCTCTCACCGGCCGAGCGGTACGCGGCAGCCCGCAGGCGGGCAGCCGAGCAGGCCACCGCGCTCGCGTCCTTCCGCGAGATGTACGACTTCGGCCTCGACCCCTTCCAGATCGAGGCCTGTGAGGCGCTCGAGGCGGGGAAGGGCGTGCTGGTGGCCGCCCCCACCGGCTCGGGCAAGACGATCGTGGGCGAGTTCGCCGTCCACCTCGCCCTGAAGCAGGGCAAGAAGTGCTTCTACACGACACCCATCAAGGCGTTGTCGAACCAGAAGTACGCCGACCTGTGCCGCCGCTACGGGGACGGCATGGTCGGCCTCCTCACCGGAGACAACAGCATCAACTCCGACGCCCCGGTGGTCGTGATGACCACCGAGGTGCTGCGGAACATGCTGTACGCCGGCTCCCAGACCCTGCTCGGCCTCGGCCATGTGGTCATGGACGAGGTGCACTACCTCTCCGACCGCTTCCGCGGCGCCGTCTGGGAGGAGGTGATCATCCACCTGCCCGAGTCGGTGACCCTGGTGTCACTGTCGGCGACCGTGTCCAACGCCGAGGAGTTCGGTGACTGGCTGGACACCGTCCGCGGCGACACCGAGGTGATCGTCTCCGAGCACCGGCCCGTGCCGCTGTTCCAGCACGTGCTCGCCGGGCGCCGGATGTACGACCTGTTCGAGGAGGGCGAGGGCCACAAGAAGGCCGTCAACCCCGACCTGGCCCGCCTGGCCCGTATGGAGGCCACCAGACCGTCGTACCAGGACCGCCGCCGCGGCCGGGCGATGCGCGAGGCCGACCGGGAGCGCGAGCGCAGGCAGCGCTCGCGGGTGTGGACCCCGGGCCGGCCCGAGGTCATCGAGCGGCTGGACTCCGAGGGTCTGCTCCCGGCCATCACCTTCATCTTCAGCCGCGCCGCCTGCGAGGCCGCCGTACAGCAGTGCCTGTACGCGGGCCTCAGGCTCAACGACGAGGAGGCGCGCGAGCAGGTCCGAGCCCTGGTCGAGGAGCGCACGGCCGCCATCCCGACCGAGGACCTGCACGTCCTTGGGTACTACGAGTGGCTGGAGGGCCTGGAGCGCGGTATCGCCGCCCATCACGCGGGCATGCTGCCGACCTTCAAGGAGGTCGTGGAGGAGCTGTTCGTGCGCGGCCTGGTCAAGGCCGTCTTCGCCACCGAGACCCTCGCCCTCGGCATCAACATGCCCGCACGCTCGGTGGTGCTGGAGAAGCTCGTCAAGTGGAACGGCGAGCAGCACGCCGACATCACGCCCGGCGAGTACACCCAGCTGACCGGCCGCGCCGGGCGCCGGGGCATCGACGTCGAGGGGCATGCGGTCGTCCTGTGGCAGCGCGGTATGAGCCCCGAGCACCTGGCCGGTCTCGCGGGCACGCGTACGTACCCGCTGCGCTCCAGCTTCAAGCCGTCGTACAACATGGCGGTCAACCTGGTCGAGCAGTTCGGCCGGCACCGCTCGCGCGAGCTGCTGGAAACCTCCTTCGCCCAGTTCCAGGCCGACAAGTCGGTCGTCGGGATCTCCCGCCAGGTCCAGCGCAACGAAGAGGGGCTCACGGGCTACAAGGAGTCGATGACCTGCCACCTCGGCGACTTCGAGGAGTACGCGCGCCTGCGCCGCGAACTGAAGGACCGCGAGACCGAGCTGGCCCGGCAGGGCGCCAGCGAGCGGCGCGCGGAGGCGGCCGTGGCCCTGGAGAAGCTCAAGCCGGGCGACGTCATCCACGTGCCGGCCGGCAAGTACGCGGGCCTCGCGCTGGTGCTGGACCCGGGGCTGCCGGCCGGCCGCGCCACCGGCCACCGCGGCTTCGACCACCACGACGGCCCGCGCCCGCTGGTGCTCACAGCCGAACGGCAGGTCAAGCGGCTGGCGTCGATGGACTTCCCGGTGCCGGTCGAGCCGCTGGACCGGATGCGGATCCCGAAGAGCTTCAACCCGCGTTCGCCGCAGTCCCGTCGGGACCTCGCCTCGGCGCTGCGCAGCAAGGCCGGGCACATCCCGCCGGAGCGGGCCCGCAAGAAGCGCTCGCAGGCCGCCGACGACCGCGAGATCGCCCGGCTGCGCACCGCGATCCGCGCGCATCCCTGCCACGGCTGCAACGACCGTGAGGACCACGCCCGTTGGGCCGAGCGCTACCACCGGCTGCTGCGCGACACCTCGCAGCTGGAGCGCCGCATCGAGGGTCGTACGAACACCATCGCGCGGACCTTCGACCGGATCGTGGCCCTGCTGACCGAGCTGGACTACCTGCGCGGCGACGAAGTCACCGAGCACGGCAAGCGCCTCGCCCGGCTGTACGGCGAACTGGACCTGCTGGCCAGCGAATGTCTGCGCGAGGGCGTCTGGGAGGGTCTCGGCCCGGCCGAACTGGCCGCATGCGTCTCGGCGTTGGTGTACGAGGCGCGGGTGGGCGACGACGCGATGGCGCCCAAGCTGCCCTCGGGCAAGGCGAAGGCCGCGCTCGGTGAGATGGTCCGGATCTGGGGCCGGCTCGACGGTCTGGAGGAGGAGTTCCGGATCAACCAGACCGAGGGCGTCGGACAGCGCGAGCCGGATCTCGGCTTCGCCTGGGCCGCGTACATGTGGGCTTCCGGGAAGGGGCTCGACGAGGTGCTGCGCGAGGCGGAGATGCCCGCCGGTGACTTCGTGCGGTGGTGCAAGCAGGTGATCGACGTGCTCGGCCAGATCTCCGCGGCTTCTCCTGCGGAGGGCTCGACCGTGGCCAAGGTCGCGCGCAAGGCCGTTGATCAATTGCTGCGGGGTGTGGTCGCCTACTCGTCCGTGGGATGA
- the tatC gene encoding twin-arginine translocase subunit TatC gives MLKSARKQERDPEGRMPLADHLRELRNRLAKGVLAIVVVTIVAAFFYQHIINFITEPLLRSVGCSGSFGELAKTKNVHCAHLTVSGLLTPFTLALKASLTAGVVLASPIWLYQLWAFVAPGLHRHEKKYAYAFVGFGVPLFLGGGYLAYHVLPTTAKVMIDLTPKGAENLLPLDNMLDLVTRMIVVFGLAFEMPLLLVMLNLTGILSGRRMLGWWRAMVVGIAAFAAVATPGADPISMLALATPIWALFFIAVGFSLLNDRRRARLAGKGPADDEASELDLTPESIEEPEAIPASRSVTDQVNGYDDIT, from the coding sequence TTGCTCAAGTCTGCCCGCAAGCAGGAGAGGGATCCCGAGGGGCGGATGCCGCTCGCGGATCACTTGCGTGAGCTGCGCAACCGGCTCGCGAAGGGTGTCCTGGCGATCGTCGTCGTCACGATCGTGGCCGCCTTCTTCTACCAGCACATCATCAACTTCATCACCGAGCCGCTCCTGCGCTCGGTGGGCTGCTCAGGCTCCTTCGGAGAGCTGGCGAAGACGAAGAACGTCCACTGCGCGCACCTCACGGTCAGTGGTCTGCTGACGCCCTTCACCCTGGCGCTCAAGGCCTCGCTGACCGCCGGTGTCGTCCTGGCGTCGCCGATCTGGCTCTACCAGCTGTGGGCGTTCGTCGCGCCCGGCCTGCACCGGCACGAGAAGAAGTACGCCTACGCGTTCGTCGGTTTCGGCGTCCCGCTCTTCCTGGGCGGAGGCTACCTCGCCTACCACGTGCTGCCCACCACGGCGAAGGTGATGATCGACCTCACGCCCAAGGGCGCGGAGAACCTGCTGCCGCTGGACAACATGCTCGACCTGGTCACGCGCATGATCGTGGTGTTCGGTCTCGCCTTCGAGATGCCGCTGCTGCTGGTCATGCTGAACCTCACCGGCATCCTGTCCGGCCGGCGCATGCTCGGCTGGTGGCGTGCCATGGTCGTCGGCATCGCCGCTTTCGCCGCCGTGGCCACGCCCGGTGCCGACCCGATCTCGATGCTGGCGCTGGCGACGCCGATCTGGGCGCTGTTCTTCATCGCCGTGGGCTTCTCACTGCTCAACGACCGGCGCCGGGCGCGCCTGGCGGGCAAGGGACCCGCGGACGACGAGGCGTCCGAGCTGGATCTCACCCCCGAGAGCATCGAGGAGCCGGAAGCCATTCCGGCGAGCCGGTCCGTGACCGACCAGGTGAACGGGTACGACGACATCACGTAG
- a CDS encoding MFS transporter produces the protein MATGYLEILRARHALRLLTGTLVGRLPNATAAIAMVLFVRAQGGTYSLAGALAAVYGVANAVGQPLLGRLVDLHGQPRVQLPAAVLAALSMTAFAFCGIDPLPLAYAAVAAAGLFAPPLEGGLRALWPSVVRGEEQVHTAYAMDAIAQEVMFTVGPLLVTLCVSLWDERAALLVLNVLGVLGALCVVLSPPSRAWRSGPREAHWLGALRSPGLLVLLGVFLFVGIALGSITVASVSYADGHGGDAVYGWMMAGIGLGALVGGTVYGARRWAGAPERRLRFLVALLAVCYLPLTLVPGAVPMVLLTVLAGVFLAPCIACAFIVVDRHAPSGTVTEAFSWLVTTFTVGASVGTGLAGPVVQAGGTQWGFAVPGAAGAVSLLVLFATGRVLAAPARGGVVAASSENDPNRAVEPRFSSEDRA, from the coding sequence ATGGCCACGGGATACCTGGAGATACTCCGGGCGCGGCACGCACTGCGGCTGCTCACCGGCACTCTGGTGGGCCGGCTGCCCAACGCGACCGCCGCGATCGCCATGGTGCTGTTCGTCCGTGCCCAGGGCGGCACCTACAGCCTCGCGGGCGCCCTCGCGGCCGTCTACGGAGTCGCCAACGCCGTCGGCCAGCCGCTCCTCGGCCGGCTCGTCGACCTGCACGGCCAGCCGCGCGTCCAGCTGCCCGCGGCGGTCCTCGCGGCCCTGTCCATGACCGCCTTCGCCTTCTGCGGCATCGACCCGCTGCCGCTCGCCTACGCCGCCGTCGCCGCGGCCGGACTGTTCGCCCCGCCGCTGGAGGGCGGCCTGCGCGCCCTGTGGCCGTCCGTGGTGCGCGGCGAGGAGCAGGTGCACACCGCGTACGCCATGGACGCGATCGCGCAGGAGGTGATGTTCACCGTCGGGCCGCTGCTGGTGACCCTGTGCGTGTCCCTGTGGGACGAGCGCGCCGCCCTGCTGGTGCTCAACGTCCTCGGTGTGCTCGGCGCGCTCTGCGTGGTCCTCTCGCCGCCCTCGCGCGCGTGGCGCTCCGGCCCCCGCGAGGCGCACTGGCTCGGCGCCCTGCGCTCGCCCGGCCTGCTCGTCCTGCTCGGCGTCTTCCTGTTCGTCGGCATCGCGCTCGGCTCCATCACGGTCGCGTCGGTGTCGTACGCCGACGGGCACGGCGGCGACGCGGTCTACGGCTGGATGATGGCCGGGATCGGCCTCGGCGCGCTCGTCGGCGGCACCGTCTACGGCGCCCGCCGGTGGGCCGGTGCGCCCGAGCGGCGACTGCGGTTCCTGGTGGCGCTTCTGGCGGTGTGTTACCTGCCGCTGACGCTGGTGCCGGGCGCGGTGCCCATGGTGCTGCTCACGGTGCTCGCCGGGGTGTTCCTCGCGCCCTGCATCGCCTGCGCGTTCATCGTCGTGGACCGGCACGCGCCGAGCGGGACCGTCACCGAGGCGTTCTCCTGGCTCGTGACGACGTTCACCGTGGGCGCCTCGGTCGGAACGGGCCTCGCCGGCCCCGTGGTCCAGGCCGGCGGCACGCAGTGGGGCTTCGCGGTTCCCGGTGCCGCCGGGGCCGTGTCGCTGCTGGTCCTTTTCGCCACCGGACGGGTCCTCGCAGCTCCCGCGCGGGGCGGGGTCGTTGCGGCTTCATCGGAAAATGATCCAAATCGTGCCGTCGAACCCCGTTTCAGCTCGGAGGATCGGGCGTAA
- a CDS encoding FKBP-type peptidyl-prolyl cis-trans isomerase, which yields MNNDKPEIDFPGGEPPADLEIKDIWEGDGEVAKAGQTVTVHYVGVAFSTGEEFDASWNRGTPFRFPLGGGRVIQGWDLGVQGMKVGGRRQLTIPAHLAYGDQSPTPAIKPGETLIFVVDLLAV from the coding sequence GTGAACAACGACAAGCCCGAGATCGACTTCCCGGGCGGCGAGCCCCCGGCGGACCTCGAGATCAAGGACATCTGGGAGGGTGACGGGGAGGTCGCGAAGGCGGGCCAGACCGTCACCGTCCACTACGTGGGCGTCGCCTTCAGCACCGGCGAGGAGTTCGACGCCAGCTGGAACCGCGGCACCCCGTTCCGCTTCCCGCTGGGCGGCGGCCGTGTGATCCAGGGCTGGGACCTGGGCGTGCAGGGCATGAAGGTCGGCGGCCGTCGCCAGCTGACCATCCCGGCCCACCTCGCCTACGGCGACCAGAGCCCGACCCCGGCGATCAAGCCCGGTGAGACCCTGATCTTCGTGGTGGACCTCCTCGCCGTCTGA
- the pafA gene encoding Pup--protein ligase, which translates to MDRRIFGLENEYGVTCTFRGQRRLSPDEVARYLFRRVVSWGRSSNVFLRNGARLYLDVGSHPEYATPECDNVIELVTHDKAGERILEGLLVDAERRLHEEGIAGDVYLFKNNTDSAGNSYGCHENYLVARHGEFSRLADILIPFLVTRQLLCGAGKVLQTPRGAVYCVSQRAEHIWEGVSSATTRSRPIINTRDEPHADAERYRRLHVIVGDSNMSETTMLLKVGATDLVLRMIEAGTVMRDLTLENPIRAIREVSHDITGRRKVRLASGREASALEVQREYFDKAVDFCDRRGIRTGTVAQVLELWGRTLDAIETEELDRIATEIDWVMKYKLIERYRAKHNMTMSHPRVAQIDLAYHDIHRRRGLYYLLEKKGQATRICNDLKIFEGKSVPPQTTRARLRGDFIRRAQEQRRDFTVDWVHLKLNDQAQRTVLCKDPFRSVDDRVEKLIAGM; encoded by the coding sequence ATGGACCGCCGCATTTTCGGGCTGGAGAACGAGTACGGCGTCACGTGCACGTTCAGGGGACAGCGGCGCCTGTCTCCTGACGAGGTGGCGCGGTACCTCTTCCGCCGTGTCGTGTCATGGGGCCGCAGCAGCAATGTCTTTCTGCGAAACGGCGCCCGGCTCTATCTCGACGTGGGCTCACATCCGGAATACGCGACACCCGAATGTGACAACGTGATCGAACTGGTCACCCACGACAAGGCCGGCGAGCGCATTCTCGAAGGACTCCTGGTGGACGCGGAACGACGCCTGCACGAGGAGGGAATCGCAGGCGACGTCTACCTCTTCAAGAACAACACCGACTCGGCGGGCAACTCCTACGGCTGCCACGAGAACTATCTGGTGGCGCGCCACGGCGAGTTCTCCCGGCTCGCGGACATCCTCATCCCCTTCCTGGTCACCCGGCAGCTGCTGTGCGGTGCCGGCAAGGTGCTGCAGACGCCGCGCGGCGCCGTGTACTGCGTCAGCCAGCGCGCCGAGCACATCTGGGAGGGCGTCTCCTCGGCGACGACCCGCTCGAGGCCCATCATCAACACCCGTGACGAACCGCACGCGGACGCCGAGCGCTACCGCCGGCTGCATGTGATCGTCGGAGACTCCAACATGTCCGAGACGACCATGCTGCTCAAGGTCGGCGCCACCGACCTGGTGCTGCGCATGATCGAGGCGGGCACCGTGATGCGCGACCTGACCCTGGAGAACCCGATCCGGGCGATCCGCGAGGTCAGCCACGACATCACCGGCCGCCGCAAGGTGCGCCTGGCCAGCGGCCGGGAGGCCTCCGCCCTCGAGGTGCAGCGCGAGTACTTCGACAAGGCCGTGGACTTCTGCGACCGCCGCGGCATCCGCACCGGCACGGTCGCGCAGGTCCTGGAGCTGTGGGGCCGCACCCTCGACGCGATCGAGACCGAGGAACTGGACCGGATCGCCACCGAGATCGACTGGGTCATGAAGTACAAGCTCATCGAGCGGTACCGGGCCAAGCACAACATGACCATGTCCCACCCGCGGGTCGCGCAGATAGACCTCGCCTACCACGACATCCACCGCCGTCGTGGCCTGTACTACCTGCTGGAGAAGAAGGGCCAAGCCACCCGGATCTGCAACGACTTGAAGATCTTCGAGGGCAAGTCGGTGCCCCCGCAGACCACTCGGGCGCGCCTGCGCGGCGACTTCATCCGCAGGGCACAGGAACAGCGCAGGGACTTCACCGTCGACTGGGTCCACCTCAAGCTCAACGACCAGGCCCAACGGACCGTGTTGTGCAAGGACCCGTTCCGTTCGGTGGACGACCGGGTGGAGAAGCTGATCGCCGGAATGTAG
- a CDS encoding helix-turn-helix transcriptional regulator, protein MAGKPARPVNAIDQTRRMLSLVTYLRERPGARIADVARAFGITEDELVADLDLLPMCGTSFRGGDLLDIDTDGERIWWHNPAALGEEAAEPLRLAADEATALLVAARAVATLPGLREGDRQALLRATAKVEAAAGEAAGASSRLSVTFESEGGVFADVDRAISERRRLWIRYYSPARDEVTEREIDPIRLVSVGHTYVEAWCRRSEARRTFRLDRVAEIRILDAPSAPPEMELRDLSEALVQPAAEDPEVVVEVGPGGRWVAEYYPHDSADELPDGGLRITLRTPDPASLRRLALRLGADGRIVSPPELAASAREAAREALAAYDTGQPAGAGR, encoded by the coding sequence ATGGCAGGCAAACCGGCCAGGCCCGTGAACGCCATCGACCAGACCCGGCGGATGCTCTCGCTCGTCACCTATCTGAGAGAGCGTCCCGGCGCGCGGATCGCGGACGTCGCCCGCGCCTTCGGCATCACCGAGGACGAGCTGGTCGCCGACCTCGATCTGCTCCCCATGTGCGGCACGAGCTTCCGCGGCGGCGACCTGCTGGACATCGACACCGACGGTGAGCGCATCTGGTGGCACAACCCCGCCGCGCTCGGCGAGGAGGCGGCCGAGCCGCTGCGGCTCGCCGCCGACGAGGCCACGGCCCTGCTGGTCGCCGCCCGTGCGGTCGCCACGCTGCCGGGTCTGCGCGAGGGCGATCGCCAGGCCCTGCTGCGGGCCACCGCCAAGGTGGAGGCCGCGGCCGGCGAGGCCGCCGGTGCCAGCTCCCGGCTGTCGGTGACCTTCGAGTCCGAGGGCGGTGTCTTCGCCGACGTCGACCGGGCGATCTCGGAGCGCCGCCGGCTGTGGATCCGCTACTACTCCCCGGCCCGCGACGAGGTCACCGAGCGCGAGATCGACCCCATCCGTCTCGTCAGCGTCGGACACACCTACGTCGAGGCGTGGTGCCGCCGCTCCGAGGCCCGGCGGACCTTCCGGCTCGACCGGGTCGCCGAGATCCGGATCCTGGACGCGCCGTCCGCGCCGCCCGAGATGGAGCTGCGCGACCTCTCCGAGGCCCTGGTGCAGCCGGCCGCCGAGGACCCGGAGGTCGTCGTGGAGGTCGGCCCGGGCGGCCGCTGGGTCGCCGAGTACTACCCGCACGACAGCGCCGATGAGCTTCCCGACGGCGGGCTGCGTATCACTTTGCGCACCCCCGATCCGGCTTCCCTGCGGCGTCTGGCGCTGCGACTCGGCGCGGATGGCCGGATCGTCTCCCCGCCGGAGCTGGCCGCGAGCGCCCGCGAGGCGGCCCGCGAGGCCTTGGCGGCGTACGACACAGGGCAGCCGGCCGGCGCCGGGCGGTGA
- the tatA gene encoding Sec-independent protein translocase subunit TatA: protein MFRNALEPWHLVLLVLVIVLVFGSKKLPDMARSLGKSARILKSEAKAMKDDGKQSTTSAQPAEEQSPAQRTIQAAPGDVTSSRPVNEPTDTTQR from the coding sequence ATGTTCCGCAACGCACTTGAGCCGTGGCACCTGGTGCTCCTGGTTCTGGTGATCGTCCTCGTGTTCGGATCCAAGAAGCTTCCGGACATGGCGCGCTCGCTCGGCAAGTCCGCGCGCATCCTGAAGAGCGAGGCCAAGGCGATGAAGGACGACGGCAAGCAGTCCACCACCTCCGCCCAGCCCGCCGAGGAGCAGTCCCCGGCTCAGCGCACGATCCAGGCGGCGCCCGGCGACGTGACCAGCTCCCGGCCGGTCAACGAGCCGACCGACACGACCCAGCGCTGA
- a CDS encoding helix-turn-helix transcriptional regulator, whose protein sequence is MAIAKAERLMNLALCLLGARRPLSKRELRDSIEAYVEAARPGGGAAARPGGGPAARPDKGASGGDDSFNRMFERDKDDLRELGLVIETVENLDGEVGYLARRDSNRLPPITLDAEEAAALGLAAKVWQQARLAGAASGALQKLRAAGLPEDVDPYEAHGALEPRIPVHEAAFEPLMLACRDRRPVVFDYRKASAARPEPRHVEPWALECWRGHWYLAGFDRDRGAERVFRLSRITGKVRSRGTGFTAAVPDVVTVRETVAGWAGEIADRSALIRLRSGSGYPLRAKATKVRELGDGWDELEIPYGHGLDAWLVEFGPDVVVLEPAELRADVVDRLRAVAKG, encoded by the coding sequence ATGGCCATTGCCAAGGCCGAGCGGCTGATGAACCTGGCGCTGTGTCTGCTCGGGGCGCGGCGGCCGCTCAGCAAGCGTGAGCTGCGGGACTCCATCGAGGCTTACGTCGAGGCCGCCAGGCCGGGAGGAGGGGCGGCCGCCAGGCCGGGGGGAGGGCCGGCCGCCAGGCCGGACAAGGGTGCTTCGGGCGGTGACGACTCCTTCAACAGGATGTTCGAGCGGGACAAGGACGACCTGCGCGAGCTGGGCCTGGTCATCGAGACGGTGGAGAACCTCGACGGCGAGGTCGGGTACCTCGCCCGCCGTGACAGCAACCGCCTGCCCCCGATCACCCTGGACGCCGAGGAGGCCGCTGCTCTCGGCCTGGCCGCCAAGGTGTGGCAGCAGGCCCGGCTCGCCGGTGCCGCCAGTGGCGCCCTGCAGAAGCTGCGCGCCGCGGGGCTCCCTGAGGACGTCGACCCGTACGAGGCGCACGGCGCCCTGGAACCCCGTATCCCGGTGCACGAGGCCGCCTTCGAGCCGCTGATGCTGGCCTGCCGCGACCGCCGCCCGGTCGTCTTCGATTACCGCAAGGCCTCCGCCGCCCGCCCCGAGCCCCGGCATGTGGAGCCCTGGGCGCTGGAGTGCTGGCGCGGGCACTGGTACCTGGCCGGTTTCGACCGTGACCGGGGTGCGGAGCGCGTCTTCCGGCTGTCGCGGATCACCGGCAAGGTCCGCTCGCGCGGCACGGGCTTCACCGCTGCCGTGCCCGACGTCGTCACCGTGCGGGAGACCGTCGCCGGCTGGGCGGGCGAGATCGCCGACCGCTCGGCGCTGATCCGGCTGCGCTCCGGTTCCGGGTACCCGCTTCGGGCGAAGGCCACCAAGGTCCGGGAACTCGGCGACGGCTGGGACGAGTTGGAGATTCCGTACGGGCACGGTCTGGACGCCTGGCTGGTCGAGTTCGGGCCGGACGTGGTGGTCCTGGAGCCGGCCGAGCTGCGCGCGGACGTGGTGGACCGGCTGCGTGCCGTGGCCAAGGGCTGA
- a CDS encoding FKBP-type peptidyl-prolyl cis-trans isomerase, with translation MRRRSLLLAAVPAGLVTLSACGDNKSESSKASVSPSPSVSTTPPPKIVEGPLPAITAGTKFGEKPTVAKGTGEPSKNLAVRTVIAGTGRTVAENDFIRANYLGQIWDTAKVFDNSYDRKSPLVMQLARGSIIDGWLYALTGKKTGSRIEIAVPPDLGYGKSGNAQAGIKGTDTLVFVIDLIDSFNSKSSAKGKEVPQTDVALPKVATNTDGNVPKVTIPGTNPPKKLVSEYVLEGDGDQLKADQTVLCQFQGLVWDGGKTFQRTYGSGRLSQFSLQQMQQAVKGLAEGLTGKKVGSRVLIVVPPELGYGNTPPSGGVIKKGSTLVFTVDILAAM, from the coding sequence GTGCGCCGACGCTCACTCCTCCTCGCCGCCGTACCCGCAGGACTGGTCACCCTCTCCGCGTGCGGTGACAACAAGTCCGAGTCCAGCAAGGCCAGTGTCTCGCCGTCGCCCTCGGTGTCCACGACGCCTCCGCCGAAGATCGTGGAAGGACCGCTGCCGGCGATCACGGCGGGCACGAAGTTCGGCGAGAAGCCGACCGTGGCCAAGGGCACGGGCGAGCCGTCGAAGAACCTGGCGGTCAGGACGGTGATCGCGGGCACCGGCCGCACCGTCGCCGAGAACGACTTCATCCGGGCCAACTACCTGGGCCAGATCTGGGACACGGCCAAGGTCTTCGACAACTCCTACGACCGCAAGAGTCCGCTGGTGATGCAGCTCGCCCGGGGCAGCATCATCGACGGCTGGCTCTACGCGCTCACGGGCAAGAAGACCGGAAGCCGCATCGAGATCGCCGTGCCGCCGGACCTGGGCTACGGCAAGTCGGGCAACGCGCAGGCGGGCATCAAGGGCACCGACACGCTGGTGTTCGTCATCGACCTGATCGACTCCTTCAACTCCAAGAGTTCCGCCAAGGGCAAGGAGGTCCCGCAGACCGACGTGGCCCTGCCGAAGGTGGCCACCAACACCGACGGCAACGTCCCCAAGGTCACGATCCCCGGGACGAACCCGCCGAAGAAGCTCGTCTCGGAGTATGTGCTGGAGGGCGACGGCGACCAGCTGAAGGCCGACCAGACGGTCCTGTGCCAGTTCCAGGGCCTGGTCTGGGACGGTGGCAAAACCTTCCAGCGCACGTACGGCTCGGGCCGGCTCAGCCAGTTCTCGCTCCAGCAGATGCAGCAGGCGGTCAAGGGCCTGGCCGAGGGCCTGACCGGCAAGAAGGTCGGCAGCCGGGTGCTGATCGTCGTCCCGCCGGAGCTGGGCTACGGCAACACCCCGCCGAGCGGCGGCGTCATCAAGAAGGGCTCCACCCTCGTGTTCACGGTGGACATCCTCGCGGCGATGTAG